The genomic region TACTTGCAACTAAAAGGAATAATCCCAAATAAAGCAGAATTTTCAATAACAGGTTCATTTCTAACCTAGCTGTCGCTACTGCACAACATACCTTTAGGACAGCCTATCTGGACTCTAGAGTGACaacaaagaaaactaatgaaagaaacaaaattctGGAAAAAATTGAGCTCCTTTTATTAGTCAAACTACCCTAATACCCTAATCATGATGGTAAATCAGAATAAAGCTCTTAAGAGTTTGTAAATAACCTTGAACAAAGATATCCCACTTTATAAAAAAGCAAGATTTTATTGTGGTGAGTTGGTGAATGAAGTGGTACTGACAGTGGTTGTGTGGTCATTTCATTGTGTGGGAGATCTTTAATGTTCTTAGGTTGAAAACAGATTTAGGTTGACTGACTAGCTTTCCTCATCTCTTGCTTTTGATGGCTTCTGCTTGGTTGTTTCTTTGATCGGGCGAAGCCCAGGGACACGTTGTCCCCTCTGTTGTATTTCTCTCTTTTCAATGAAGTTTTGTTTCTTGTAAGAAAAATAACTTTACTAATTTCATCTCTGTGGTCATGTGATGAAAAAATTACCGTCGGTCATACTTTCAACTCACTTCTACTTTTGGAGTAACCTTGAATCTTGTGGTAATGTATCCTGCAGTTGGGTCTTCAACGGTTGAAGGACTACCCTCAGCCCTTTTGGTTGGCTTTGTTTGTAGAAGGAACTCGTTTTACACAGGCCAAGCTTTTAGCAGCACAAGAATATGCAGCCTCAACAGGGTTGCCTGTTCCTAGAAATATTTTGATTCCTCGTACTAAGGTAAAATTCTTATTGCATCGTCCCATGATAAGGATTCaacaataattatttttgtgGAATGCCTTTTCCATTCCTTGCTGGTTAAGAACTTGCCATCAGCAAAAGTACAATGTTCTGGAATCTCCCTTTACGGGACCATTATTCCCTATCACACTGGTCTGGCATATCTAAAAAATTCCTGTTTCTTTCAGGGTTTTGTCTCTGCAGTAAGTCACATGCGCTCATTTGTTCCAGCCATCTATGATGTAACAGTGGCTATTCCTAAAGCTTCACCTTCACCAACAATGTTAAGACTCTTTGAGGGGCGACCTTCTGTGGTAAGCCTACCATAGTTCAGTTTTTAAAATAGGCTGTTTAAATAAttttgtatatatgttgtagCAATAGCATGTAGGTTTGGACACTAAATTCATATGTTGTAGCAATCTGGCATTTTTGCGCAAGGCATTTTAAGAAAGATACGTCCAGATCGTTGTGATGTGATGTGCAATGCGAGTAGTGAAACTGTATCATTCTCTTATTCTGTGGTCTTGGGTCACTAGTTGACATGTCATTTCTTCACTGTGTGTTCTGGCTGAGGAAAAAGGGCATAGGGAAAGTGTTTTGTGTTATGCAATTTTGGACATTGTTGGCCATTTGGTTCTACCAGAATCTTTGAGGGCTCATGCTTTTCCAATATATTTCCCGTGGGTAGTAGGAAGTGCTTTATGTCATCGCTGGATGTCAACTACGTAATTCGAAGTTATTCTCCTTTCCTGTTATAATGCTAGATTTGTGTACTCCAGTCATTTGATTTTCACTTTGTTTTACTGCTAAAATGATACAAAATGGGAGCAGGGTTGTGCACTGTGCTGCCTTTTTTATATCTGGGTTTATATAaacttgcttggttgctactctCTTGCAGGTGCATGTGCACATTAAGCGGCATTTAATGAAGGAATTGCCTGAAACTGATGAAGCTGTTGCCCAGTGGTGTAAAGATACCTTTGTGGCAAAGGTGGTTGCTATGTTTTATATCTTATGTTGCATGGTCTTGTGTTCCTCGCATTTCTGTTATTATTCgaaaaataaaaggaagaaaTGAAGACGATTTTGCACAATATATTCTTGAAATAAATGAAGTCACTAATCCGGTTTTCCTCTCCAATGATTCATGTACTAATCTTCGCATTCTGTATCTTCTTGTTTGCCTGTCGTACGCTAGGATGCATTGTTGGATAAACATACAGCAGAGCAAACTTTTGGCGATCAAATATTGCAACCTACTGGTCGACCACGAAAGTCTCTTTTGGTGGGATACATGCTCTTACaagtctatttttttttattagcgtgtatttttttttttttcctctatatTTGTGTTACACGAGGTGTTTTGTAATTACTGCTAATTAACTTTTATTCCGTGCAGGTTGTTGCGTCTTGGTCATGTCTACTTATTTTGGGGGCTCTAAAGTTCCTCCACTGGTCTTCACTTCTATCCTCATGGAAGGGTATTGGATTCTCAACATTGGGTTTGAGCATTGTTACCGTCCTTATGCAGTTCTTGATTCGGTTTTCTCAGTCAGAGCATTCAACCCCTGCCCGAGTGGCTCCAGCCAAGGACAATAGCAAAGGAGAGTCTTTAAGGAACCTAGACAAACAGCAATAGAATACAGCTCGCTCCAATGCCTTTTACAACCGGGCAACTTGTGATTCATGTGGCTTGTGTGCTCTCTCACCCCTGCCTTACGTTAGTGAAGTACCTTCGCTGTGCCGTGGTGCCCCTTTGATTTTGTAAAACATATGCACATCTCGATTCATTAACGGTTGGTTGATTAGGTCAATTTCTGTATAGACTCCGAAAAACGGCTGAAGCAGCACTTCTGGGTCTACAAATCCCCTATGAAATTAAACTTCCTTTGATCATGTTTGTCAATTTTAATGTCAGAAACCCTTCAAAACATCAGCATTTGGGACCATGGTGAAGCTTTGGACATTTTTACTTTATAGCTCCtgtataatttttctttttattcatttatggTTTAGAGGAAAAAATGGCGTGTTGAAATCTCTTCCCTTTTTTGCATGAAAAATGTGCATAAGAAAACCAAGTAACATCAATACAGGCTAGTTGAAACCTCTTCCCTTGATGGTCGGAAAGCTCTTCAATAACAAATTTTAACATGGTATAAAATACCAATTTTGGTcggaaaatttaaataaaaagtactcaattaaaattaattaattaattaattaattcacaATTTATATCTCCCCCATTTAATACACATTCACTTCTTTAGAAAATGTAAATGAGATGTGGTTTTTACATCTCAATTGCATCTCACCCCTGAAATTGCACAAAGATGGGCATTTAACACTTCCAACTAGGCAACTCCAATATGCGTATACTCTTTTACTCTCAGCGAACATAACAACCAAATGATAAGTGGAAACTAAGAAGATATACCAACAATCCTGTGATGCAGTTGTGCCCTAAAAGCCAATTGGAGATAATGTGACAACTTcgtctttaatttattaaataataggGTAAATTTTACTCTTTTATGAGTTTGGATTTACATTATAGAGAATATACTCTGAATCAGCCCATAGGACTTAAGGCATGAAAACAATATCCTAAACAAGATTAGGATAGGGAGACTTATTCCACAATCACTCAATCTTGAACAAATTTCCTAGCCGTTTGGAAAGTCAACTGGACATTGACTATTGAAATGGCCGATATATATCGCATTAAGGTTAGCATGGTCTTGTGCTACACGTGTTGGACACGTTGTGGATATACATGTTCTTATCTATTGTacaagtttactaaacactgaCTATCCAAGAAGCTAAAACATGTTGATTCTTATAGCATCCCCAATAAGGGGCTCCATATGAGGCTAGAAAAGTGGTGGATATAACCCAATTTAGAGCTCCGAGGAATCTTTGGGGCTCTAAAAAAGAATATCTCCCAATAAGGGGCTATATATTTTTTGAGCTCTATATGgggttatatattttatttatgtagtaatttgattatgcggtaaatttatttttgtcttaactTTTCTTAACTTGATTTTGGACATgttatcttaaattttaatttatgaactttttatcctaaaaaaattcaaattctgacaaagttagatttcatcacttatgCACTGTTGTAGGCtctcttatctcaatctcatccgttGATTTGTTTATATGAAATCAAACAAGATAAGATTTCATTTCATGACAaccattggatttgattatcttatctcaatctcatctgTTGATTTGTTTCTATAAATCAGACAAGATAAGATTTCATTTCATAACAACCATtgaatttgattattttatcTCAATCTCATATGTTGGTTTATTTCTCTGATTGACACATTCTCCAAAATCAAACaagattttcatttcataacaaccattggatttgattatCTTCTCACAATTTAGTAatgttatttgtttatattttcggTTTAAGTCTCTAAACTACCAATGTTAAATTTCATcacttttttttatgaatttttcaaTATAGAAGATTAAACATAAAgcactacattttttttttcctaagcaatcagacaaaaaataattgttgtttgtatatgttttctTAATCAAACAAACGGTTGAAAATGAACCCTTAAAATCCTAAACGGTTGAAAAATAAACCCTTAAAATCATGTTTAATTTGGAATTAAAAATAGGGCTCACCTATTTCTAAactgaagaaaaaataaaataaaataaaaaaataaaaataaaaagagagattGGGCCCCCAATTTGGTGTGGGTCCCCCTAGTTTTTGGGGTTAGATGTAGCCTACTTTTTGCTACCCAAGGATTGAAGTTGCTAGCCCATGTGGTAGATGTAGCCTCATTTTCCAACACAttggggatgaaattttttattagagCTACAAATGTGGTAGTTTCAAGGAGGATAAAGCCCCCATTAGGGATGCTCTTATCACATGTGAAATGTTACAAAACTTTGGGTTGTAGTATACGAATAATTCTCAAACTTGAGACATCATTGAATATCTTGTGCTACCTCAAAGCACTTACTACCTCGCAAGTCCCGATATTGTTGCTTTGGTTCATGTGTATAAGTATGGAGATACATTAATGCACAATAAGGAATCTATCATCTTCTGGCAATTGTTCAATGAAAGGATATCCCTTGCAGCAATAGAATGAAATCCCTTGAAGCAATTTGAAGAATCTTCGAACAAATTACTTCTTGATCAGGCTATGTTTCTAACAATTGTTTCAAAATGAGATTTTACATTATTCTATATCACAATACCGATGATAGAAGAACCAAATTGCATTGTAATTCTAATCAAGGTTCAAATGCGTATCATGATTATTTCACAGATACTTCTATCTAATTTGGGTAGGCATGACATACTGCTAAGTTTCATTCATAGCTTgtgaaaatttcaattaaaactTTGGTTAGAACCTAAGAGGTCACACACCTATGATTTTATAGACCATAAATTCTCACTGATCAGAGTAAGGCGAAATAAAGCAAATACGCCTCTGTAGTTCGTTCATGGACTAAATGACTCTAATTAGGTTGGGCCATATAAACTGACCAATAGTACCACCATACTTATTTGGACCCCATAATGGTAGATGGGGCTCGCAAGCCTTGTCGAGCATGATATACTTGTTCTGCAAGATACAGAAGCCTGATCCGACTAGGATCATATTGGTTTCCTATATTTTTAATGATTCCTACAATCAAGAGATTAGCTTGAGTTGCAAGTAATCAAAAtcctaagaaaaaaataatatataatgcTAGAGATTATTTAGGATTCTGCCTATTTATTACAGATTCACTATATTAAAAAGGTTTCTCTCTTGACTAGTAAACATACACCTTTTTGGTGTTCATAAGAGGTAATTTGATATCATGCATCTCGTATATATATCACTCTCTTGCTCTCTTGCCCACTGAATGAATTCTATAAATCCTTCACTAACGTGACCATTGAAGAACCTTTGACCGGTATCTTAGGGTTTTATAGCTATTCGTTCTTTCTTGTAGGTGGTCGATCAAAGGGCTCCACTGCCCACACCGTTgtgaaagtttttattttagtacaacgatatgttttacactaaggagagggAGGAATTCGtgaagccacacaatgggcaacctaatttggtattgaattcgcaatctatgagattcgaacctaagacctcttagttacaagtgaagaggaatatcaccagaccgtacgtagtactgagtgacacTGTTATGAAAGTTTGGTTCCAACAAATTGTACTAACGACATGATATGGATGATGATTAAGATagaattaattgttaattatattGGTATACTTAATTGTTAACTTATTAGATTAAATATTTAGGCTTATTTGACTTGTTTAAATTAGACTAAGCCTTGGGTTTTATTTAGTAAAAAGAGAGACAAGTCACAAGCCCAAGTGGGCTAATAGAAATGAACTTGACGCAATGAAAACGTCTCCTTGGCATCAAGCAAACTCAAGATGCGGCTAGGGTATTATAAATACCCATAGTTTTCACATATGTCCATAGCTATTAGATTTGTCCCTCctgaaaaatgagagaaaaactCCATAGTCGTTTTTCCTAGTGTGCCCCAAGAGATTTAGTCTATGGTGATCTTGCTAGCACAATCAAATCATTCActccatcttccgtccactacAACACGAACTGTCATTAGTGAGGTTCAAATGTTTTCAAAAATGGCACTTGTTGTCGGAAAAAAGTTGTCGCTAGTTGACACATCCTGAATCGGATGTCCAGTTGGACACTGAAGTCATGGCGTGCTGGCCAACACCCCGAAGGTGACAAAACCATAATATGAAAATGTTGGGTAAAAGtgagaataaattaaaaacgaaaGCCTAGAATTATTGGTGAGAGTGTGCAATGCATAGATGTAAGTGCAGTAAGGGTAAGAATATTCTCATCCTAGGTAGTACTGTGAAATCTCGTTCTTGGATTTCACTATTGCAAGTTACGTATTTGTATTAaggagattttatattatttttgggaatttatattaaatttagattttaattaaattaattacgaaatttgaattttggttaGTAACCATTAAAAATTCGTGGACTTTATGGGGTCACACTAAGTATAAATGGATAGAGCTCGACCCTACGA from Pyrus communis chromosome 9, drPyrComm1.1, whole genome shotgun sequence harbors:
- the LOC137745273 gene encoding 1-acyl-sn-glycerol-3-phosphate acyltransferase 2-like, coding for MAIAAAAVIVPLGLLFFVSGLVVNLIQGICFILVRPLSKNTYRRINRVVAELLWLELVWLIDWWAGVKIQVYTDPETFRLMGKEHALVICNHRSDIDWLVGWVLAQRSGCLGSTLAVMKKSSKFLPVIGWSMWFSEYLFLERSWAKDENTLKLGLQRLKDYPQPFWLALFVEGTRFTQAKLLAAQEYAASTGLPVPRNILIPRTKGFVSAVSHMRSFVPAIYDVTVAIPKASPSPTMLRLFEGRPSVVHVHIKRHLMKELPETDEAVAQWCKDTFVAKDALLDKHTAEQTFGDQILQPTGRPRKSLLVVASWSCLLILGALKFLHWSSLLSSWKGIGFSTLGLSIVTVLMQFLIRFSQSEHSTPARVAPAKDNSKGESLRNLDKQQ